GGATTGTCCGCCTCATTAAAAGGATGGTTTAAAGTGGCAAAGGAAATTATGTTATTAGTTGTTGTTGCAGTTGGTTCCATCAGTATTTTGCTAATCCTCCTTGCTTACTTAATAGCAAGGAAGCTTCTTGAAAACAACAGGCGGCAGCAAATAAATGATTTAAAGGAAAAAATAGCCCAGGATGTCTTCCTGTTCTTACAGGACAGAAGCTATGAGCTGTCCTTCTCTGCTGATTCAAACATAGAGAAGGAAGCACTTGAGGAGCTCCTTACAAAGTATTCAGACATACTCGAGGGAGATCAGGAAAGACAAAGCTTAAGAATTCTTGCAGCAGCTAATCTGACAGGTTATTACCGAAAAAATGTAAATGCAAGGAAATGGAGCACTCGTATGAACACACTGTATCATATTGAGAGCTTTCAGCTGGTGGAGCTGAAAGAGGAATTAATTAAGTTGGCTGAACAGGAAAAGAAGCGGTCGAAAGAGGAAAAAATCCAGATTTACCGCATCCTTGCTTCTTTTCAATATACCGATATTTTTATGCTGATTAATAAGCAGGAATACTTAGCAGAAAAGGATTATCGAAGCATATTAACAAGACTGGAAGCACCAATTTTTGAAGAGATGATTGCCCGGTTTGATGAATGTGTGGAAGAGCTAAAACTGGCAATTCTCGATGTGATGGGTGTTAAAAAGGATTTGGAGCATATTACTTTTTTAGAAAATGTTTTTCAAACCTATGAGGGAGAGCTGAGGCTGAGAAGCTTAAAAGCAATTTCGAACATAGGGATTGTTCCTAATA
This DNA window, taken from Niallia sp. Man26, encodes the following:
- a CDS encoding HEAT repeat domain-containing protein: MAKEIMLLVVVAVGSISILLILLAYLIARKLLENNRRQQINDLKEKIAQDVFLFLQDRSYELSFSADSNIEKEALEELLTKYSDILEGDQERQSLRILAAANLTGYYRKNVNARKWSTRMNTLYHIESFQLVELKEELIKLAEQEKKRSKEEKIQIYRILASFQYTDIFMLINKQEYLAEKDYRSILTRLEAPIFEEMIARFDECVEELKLAILDVMGVKKDLEHITFLENVFQTYEGELRLRSLKAISNIGIVPNIDNYFPLCQSSVWQERMMAARLLGFAKQETALKLLKELLHDQSWFVRSQAAESIMKYKDGTKVLEEVLQHSKDAFARDMAWEWVNKGILKGAN